A genomic stretch from Serratia entomophila includes:
- a CDS encoding porin, translating into MMKRSVLALAVALGAITSFANAAEIYNKDGNKLDLYGRVNGKHYFSKDDATGGDKSYVRLGFKGETQITDQLTGYGQWEYQLAANHDEAQGTKDTKTRLGFAGLKFGNYGSFDYGRNYGVVYDAEAYTDMLPEFGGDSYSYTDNFMTARSNGLATYRNRDFFGLVEGLNLAVQYQGKNENDGRGVTKQNGDGYGLSLDYQDIGGSGIGVAAAFSDSNRTSKQKELKYGQGDSATAWTTAVKYDANQVYLAAMYAETRNMTPITVNGTSGFANKTQNFEMVAQYQFENGLRPSLAYVQSKGKDIEGIGDADLVKYVDVGATYYFNKNMYAYVDYQINQLNDDNKLKLSNDDIVAVSLTYRF; encoded by the coding sequence ATGATGAAACGCAGTGTATTAGCCTTAGCTGTTGCCCTCGGGGCAATCACCTCCTTTGCCAACGCGGCTGAAATTTATAATAAGGACGGCAATAAGCTGGATCTTTATGGCCGCGTCAACGGCAAGCACTATTTCAGTAAAGATGATGCCACTGGCGGCGACAAAAGCTATGTTCGTCTCGGGTTCAAGGGCGAAACGCAAATCACCGATCAACTGACCGGTTACGGCCAGTGGGAATATCAGCTGGCCGCCAACCACGACGAAGCCCAGGGCACCAAAGACACCAAAACCCGTCTGGGCTTCGCCGGCCTGAAGTTTGGCAATTATGGTTCCTTCGACTACGGCCGCAACTACGGCGTGGTGTACGACGCGGAAGCTTACACCGACATGCTGCCGGAATTCGGCGGTGACTCCTACAGCTACACCGACAACTTTATGACCGCGCGTTCTAACGGTCTGGCCACCTACCGTAACCGCGATTTCTTCGGTTTGGTGGAAGGGCTGAACCTGGCGGTGCAATACCAGGGTAAAAACGAGAATGATGGCCGCGGCGTTACCAAGCAAAACGGTGACGGCTATGGTCTGTCTCTGGACTACCAGGACATCGGCGGCTCGGGCATTGGCGTAGCGGCGGCGTTCTCCGATTCCAACCGCACCAGCAAGCAAAAAGAATTGAAATACGGCCAGGGTGACAGCGCGACCGCCTGGACCACCGCGGTGAAATACGACGCCAACCAGGTTTACCTGGCGGCGATGTACGCCGAAACGCGCAATATGACGCCAATTACCGTCAACGGCACGTCCGGCTTCGCCAACAAAACGCAGAACTTCGAAATGGTGGCTCAATATCAATTCGAAAACGGCCTGCGCCCTTCATTGGCTTACGTGCAGTCTAAGGGCAAAGACATCGAAGGGATCGGCGACGCCGATCTGGTGAAGTATGTGGATGTCGGCGCGACCTACTATTTCAACAAAAACATGTACGCCTATGTTGATTACCAGATCAACCAGCTGAACGACGATAACAAACTGAAACTGTCTAACGACGACATCGTGGCGGTCAGCCTGACCTATCGCTTCTAA